A single region of the Camelus ferus isolate YT-003-E chromosome 2, BCGSAC_Cfer_1.0, whole genome shotgun sequence genome encodes:
- the STBD1 gene encoding starch-binding domain-containing protein 1 codes for MGAVWSALLVGGGLAGALFVWLLRDTGKEGDAERGKDASPGEAAAPGGDKGGGGGLSPGPSRRELVTKPEHLQESNGRLVSETKGPGDLQAAAWRLQSPSGEGGNWDKSRAHVPSGQFPDSESLATSGTGNAQSHSNVSRHKSLGSPTGEQGFQEGQKTSAKAAPHSAEKLPSSNLFLDRAKEDMNLAQLDSQARADHEDWEMMSRHSSWGDVGLGGSPEAPVLSSNQGKDYGRSTLMEARGQEVGVKPKRAVAVSAESRQVSIRFQVHYITNAGVQFIAITGDHESLGRWKAYIPLQGSKDGLWSRSVSLPADTVVEWKFVVVENGEVSRWEECNNRFLETGHEDKVLHKWWGIH; via the exons ATGGGCGCCGTCTGGTCCGCCCTGCTGGTTGGAGGGGGTCTGGCCGGAGCGCTTTTCGTTTGGCTGCTGCGGGACACGGGAAAGGAGGGGGACGCGGAGCGGGGGAAGGACGCCTCTCCAGGGGAGGCTGCGGCTCCGGGAGGCGATAAGGGTGGCGGCGGCGGTCTGAGCCCTGGACCTTCTAGGCGGGAGCTGGTCACCAAACCAG agcatCTTCAAGAAAGCAATGGACGTTTGGTTTCTGAGACCAAAGGCCCTGGTGACCTGCAAGCAGCAGCATGGAGACTGCAGAGTCCTTCTGGAGAAGGTGGTAACTGGGACAAGTCAAGAGCGCATGTTCCTTCTGGACAGTTTCCAGACTCAGAATCTCTAGCTACCTCAGGGACTGGTAATGCTCAAAGTCACTCTAATGTATCAAGACATAAAAGCCTTGGATCTCCCACAGGAGAACAGGGATTCCAAGAAGGCCAAAAGACATCTGCTAAAGCAGCTCCACATTCGGCAGAGAAGCTGCCTTCTAGCAACCTGTTCCTGGACAGAGCAAAAGAAGACATGAACCTTGCACAGCTGGACAGTCAGGCCCGGGCTGACCATGAGGACTGGGAGATGATGTCCCGGCACTCAtcttggggagatgttggtctGGGAGGCAGTCCTGAGGCTCCAGTGTTAAGCTCTAACCAGGGAAAGGACTATGGCAGAAGCACTCTTATGGAAGCGAGAGGTCAGGAAGTGGGTGTGAAACCAAAAAGGGCAGTAGCAGTGTCTGCAGAGTCTCGGCAGGTTAGCATCAGGTTCCAGGTCCATTATATCACAAATGCTGGTGTGCAGTTCATTGCAATAACTGGAGACCATGAGAGTCTTGGGAGGTGGAAGGCTTACATCCCACTCCAGGGTAGCAAGGATGGGCTCTGGTCTCGTTCTGTGTCCCTGCCAGCAGACACAGTGGTAGAATGGAAGTTCGTGGTGGTAGAGAATGGGGAAGTTAGTCGTTGGGAAGAATGCAACAATAGATTCTTAGAGACTGGCCATGAGGATAAAGTGCTTCACAAGTGGTGGGGGATTCACTGA